Proteins from one Dioscorea cayenensis subsp. rotundata cultivar TDr96_F1 unplaced genomic scaffold, TDr96_F1_v2_PseudoChromosome.rev07_lg8_w22 25.fasta BLBR01000075.1, whole genome shotgun sequence genomic window:
- the LOC120253422 gene encoding uncharacterized protein LOC120253422 yields the protein MGMENQPKMNITTRSRGLLKKSMELSTLCGIDVCLLFYDPSSSSTAPALTFPSDPSQVSRILSRYQSHTGRVKDETPKYLRRHPSEPEIVDSPDDMVVDCAEETAEKVIVCQTEQWIDGEPIRALVDLVDEWVSEAEWIGSGKKKGMRSFSRREKALRSIAEDLDVMLCSVNNRILALLSRNVDQPQDFNSDSLIIKVM from the exons atGGGCATGGAGAACCAGCCGAAGATGAACATCACCACGCGAAGCAGAGGTCTCCTGAAAAAATCCATGGAGCTTTCCACACTGTGCGGCATTGACGTCTGCCTCCTCTTCTACGatccctcatcatcctccacCGCCCCTGCCCTCACCTTCCCCTCCGATCCCTCCCAAGTCTCCCGCATCCTCTCTCGTTACCAGTCCCACACCGGCCGCGTCAAGGACGAAACCCCTAAATACCTCCGCCGTCATCCATCGGAACCCGAGATCGTGGACTCCCCTGACGACATGGTTGTTGATTGCGCAGAGGAGACAGCGGAGAAAGTGATTGTTTGCCAGACGGAGCAGTGGATCGATGGGGAACCGATCCGAGCGCTGGTGGATTTGGTGGATGAGTGGGTTTCGGAGGCGGAGTGGATTGGATCTGGGAAGAAGAAGGGGATGCGATCGTTTTCACGGCGAGAGAAAGCTCTGAGAAGCATCGCGGAGGATCTCGATGTGATGTTGTGCTCTGTGAACAATCGGATTTTGGCTTTGCTATCCAG aaatGTGGATCAGCCACAGGATTTCAACTCCGACTCTCTTATCATAAAAGTGatgtaa
- the LOC120253420 gene encoding zinc finger protein AZF3-like: MRKEFVRAYQGRISPYDRMASMDEGLGERHVERWAKGKQRSRRQRSPEMATEEENLALCLVMLARGESDRWRSAPTYSCSVCGKVFGSYQALGGHKASHRKPAGGEETVAVAVVGGGGGKGQHQCSVCLKTFASGQALGGHKRCHYDGSGGVTATETAVVVTRGFDLNLPAVGEMGFEAGRRCAAAEEEEEEVLSPLVMKKPRLLIPA, translated from the coding sequence ATGAGAAAAGAGTTTGTTAGGGCGTACCAGGGGAGAATCTCACCGTACGATCGGATGGCGAGCATGGATGAAGGGCTGGGAGAGAGACACGTGGAGAGGTGGGCGAAAGGGAAGCAGAGATCCAGGCGGCAGAGATCGCCGGAGATGGCGACGGAGGAGGAGAACCTGGCGCTGTGTTTGGTGATGCTGGCGAGAGGAGAGTCAGATCGGTGGCGATCGGCGCCGACTTATTCGTGCTCGGTGTGCGGGAAGGTGTTTGGATCTTACCAGGCGTTGGGAGGGCATAAGGCGAGTCATCGGAAGCCGGCGGGAGGCGAGGAGacggtggcggtggcggtggtCGGAGGAGGAGGGGGGAAAGGGCAACACCAGTGCTCGGTTTGCTTGAAGACGTTTGCATCTGGGCAAGCGCTGGGAGGGCATAAGAGGTGTCACTATGATGGGAGCGGTGGAGTGACGGCGACGGAGACGGCGGTGGTGGTGACGAGAGGGTTTGATTTGAACTTGCCGGCGGTGGGGGAGATGGGGTTTGAAGCTGGACGGAGGTGCGCGgcggcggaggaggaggaggaggaggtgttGAGCCCTTTGGTGATGAAGAAGCCGAGGCTTTTGATTCCggcttag
- the LOC120253414 gene encoding BTB/POZ domain-containing protein NPY4-like: MKFMKLGSRPDSFQKDGKNVRFVATDLATDIIIKVGDAKFYLHKFPLLSKCGLLQKTVTITDETCEEIDLSDIPGGPAAFEICAKFCYAMTVTLNAYNVIAARCAAEYLEMQESVEKGNIIYKIEVFLNTSILRSWKDSIIVLQSTKSFLSLAEDLKLVSHCADSIASKAVIDTSMVNWSYTYNRKKLQSEDSAEAHWNGVVKEQSVPEDWWVEDLSELELDLYKRVIIAIKSKARMPNQVIGEALKTYMYKRLPSFSKGSMVHKDDVLKNKTMLETITWLLPKEKGAVTCGFLLKLLRLANLLNIGDMVKKDLIKRIGRQLEEASVFDLLIPAPEGEKHRYDIEMVLSIVKEFVSQGCNDSQTSSLASTNTKLAVAKLVDGYLAEVAQDPNFPLSKFVDLAEMLSSESRPVHDALYRAIDMYLKEHPGMSKSEKKKMCSLMDCKKLSAEASMHAVQNERLPLRVVVQVLFFEQVRSSVVSSGCRGSYGSSRSGATTNTEDEWDVIPRVEDLKPFKNTKLRTSASHRESNRSNGNTETNTNKDDGNGGKSKGNATPGKMISKLWSSKGENCSSDTSESPVEESKSTPAKNMRHSMS, from the exons ATGAAGTTCATGAAGCTTGGATCGAGGCCGGATTCTTTTCAAAAGGATGGGAAAAATGTTCG GTTTGTGGCAACTGATTTGGCAACTGATATCATTATTAAAGTCGGCGATGCAAAGTTTTATCTGCACAAG TTTCCTCTGCTGTCCAAGTGCGGGCTGTTGCAGAAAACTGTGACCATAACCGATGAAACATGCGAGGAGATTGACTTGTCTGACATTCCCGGCGGTCCGGCTGCCTTTGAGATCTGTGCAAAATTTTGCTACGCCATGACAGTCACACTCAATGCCTACAATGTGATCGCAGCCCGTTGTGCAGCCGAGTATCTAGAAATGCAAGAAAGTGTAGAGAAAGGCAATATCATCTACAAAATCGAAGTCTTCCTCAACACCAGCATTCTCCGCAGCTGGAAAGACTCAATCATAGTTCTTCAGAGTACTAAATCCTTCCTGTCATTGGCCGAGGACTTGAAATTGGTCAGCCATTGTGCAGACTCAATAGCTTCGAAGGCCGTCATTGATACTTCTATGGTCAATTGGTCTTATACTTATAACCGAAAGAAGTTGCAGTCTGAAGACAGTGCTGAAGCACATTGGAATGGTGTTGTTAAAGAACAATCGGTGCCCGAGGATTGGTGGGTCGAGGATCTTTCCGAGCTTGAGTTGGACCTATACAAGCGGGTTATTATTGCCATTAAGAGCAAGGCTAGAATGCCGAACCAAGTGATTGGAGAAGCTTTAAAAACTTACATGTATAAAAGACTTCCAAGTTTTAGCAAAGGTTCCATGGTTCATAAAGATGATGTTTTGAAGAACAAAACAATGTTAGAGACCATCACCTGGTTATTACCGAAAGAGAAGGGCGCGGTTACATGTGGTTTTCTATTGAAACTTCTTAGACTTGCAAATTTGCTGAACATCGGGGATATGGTCAAGAAAGACTTGATCAAGAGAATCGGGCGGCAATTAGAAGAGGCTTCGGTATTTGATCTTTTGATTCCTGCTCCTGAAGGAGAGAAACACCGATACGACATTGAAATGGTGCTGAGTATTGTCAAGGAGTTTGTATCACAAGGATGCAACGACTCTCAAACCAGCTCACTTGCTTCGACTAATACAAAATTAGCCGTAGCAAAGTTAGTCGATGGTTATCTTGCTGAAGTTGCTCAAGACCCAAATTTCCCTCTGTCGAAGTTTGTTGATCTTGCTGAAATGCTATCGAGTGAATCACGACCAGTACATGATGCATTATATCGCGCCATCGACATGTATCTCAAG GAGCATCCAGGGATGAGTAAGAgtgagaaaaagaagatgtgcaGCCTAATGGACTGCAAAAAATTATCGGCAGAGGCCTCAATGCACGCGGTGCAAAACGAGCGGCTTCCGTTGCGTGTAGTGGTCCAAGTGCTTTTCTTCGAGCAGGTGAGATCATCAGTTGTTTCTTCTGGCTGCAGGGGATCATATGGGAGCTCAAGATCAGGTGCCACAACAAATACAGAAGATGAATGGGATGTCATCCCCCGCGTCGAAGATCTCAAGCCATTCAAGAATACGAAACTTAGAACAAGTGCAAGTCATAGAGAGAGCAACAGAAGCAATGGAAACACAGAGACAAACACGAACAAGGATGATGGCAATGGCGGTAAATCGAAGGGAAATGCAACGCCGGGGAAGATGATTAGCAAGCTCTGGTCAAGCAAAGGCGAAAATTGTAGCTCTGATACATCTGAGAGTCCTGTTGAGGAGTCTAAATCTACACCAGCTAAGAACATGAGGCATTCAATGTCATAG
- the LOC120253390 gene encoding probable N-acetyltransferase HLS1-like isoform X2 encodes MGIGLKLVREMEEWFRDTGAEYAYMATDKDNEASVRLFTGRCGYSKFRTPSILVHPVFAHRSPAANLATMIHLSPTDAELLYRRRFSTVEFFPRDIDAVLHNPLSLGTFVAVPRETIWSGISSFLSDPPSSWAVLSVWNCKDVFRLEIRGAGRFRRGLAWASRVVDRAMPWLRIPSVPDLFHPFGVYFLYGVGGEGNEAAEMARALCGHAHNMARMAGGVGVVAAEVASCEPLREGIPHWRRLSCAEDLWCVKRLAEDYSDGAVGDWTKSPPGTTIFVDPREF; translated from the coding sequence ATGGGGATAGGATTAAAGTTAGTGAGGGAGATGGAGGAGTGGTTCAGAGATACAGGGGCGGAGTACGCTTACATGGCTACCGATAAAGACAATGAAGCTTCAGTGCGGTTATTCACCGGGCGGTGCGGGTACTCCAAGTTCAGAACACCATCGATCCTCGTCCACCCAGTGTTCGCTCACCGATCGCCGGCGGCGAACCTCGCCACCATGATCCATCTCTCACCCACCGATGCCGAGCTTCTCTACCGCCGGAGATTCTCCACCGTCGAGTTTTTCCCACGCGACATCGACGCCGTTCTCCACAACCCGCTTTCTCTCGGCACCTTCGTGGCTGTGCCCCGAGAAACGATCTGGTCCGGGATTAGCTCCTTCCTCTCCGATCCGCCATCATCGTGGGCGGTGTTGAGTGTTTGGAACTGCAAGGATGTGTTCCGGTTGGAGATCCGAGGAGCGGGGAGGTTCCGGAGGGGGTTGGCGTGGGCGAGTAGAGTGGTGGATCGGGCGATGCCGTGGTTGAGGATCCCATCGGTGCCGGATCTATTTCATCCGTTTGGGGTGTACTTTCTCTATGGAGTAGGAGGTGAAGGGAATGAGGCGGCGGAGATGGCGAGAGCTCTATGTGGGCACGCGCACAACATGGCGAGAATGGCCGGAGGGGTTGGGGTTGTAGCGGCGGAGGTGGCGAGCTGTGAGCCGCTCCGGGAGGGGATCCCGCACTGGCGGCGGCTCTCGTGCGCGGAGGACTTATGGTGCGTGAAGAGGTTGGCGGAGGACTATAGCGATGGGGCGGTGGGGGATTGGACCAAGTCGCCGCCGGGGACCACCATCTTTGTGGACCCCAGAGAGTTCTAA
- the LOC120253390 gene encoding probable N-acetyltransferase HLS1-like isoform X1, which yields MEGRVTVLIREFELEKDREAADAIDRVCEVGPSGKMTLFTDLLGDPVSRVRHSPAFLMLVAETVGPATEIVGLIRGCVKTVTCGKKPTRSGATTAKHQNPPSPIYTKVGYILGLRVSPYHRRMGIGLKLVREMEEWFRDTGAEYAYMATDKDNEASVRLFTGRCGYSKFRTPSILVHPVFAHRSPAANLATMIHLSPTDAELLYRRRFSTVEFFPRDIDAVLHNPLSLGTFVAVPRETIWSGISSFLSDPPSSWAVLSVWNCKDVFRLEIRGAGRFRRGLAWASRVVDRAMPWLRIPSVPDLFHPFGVYFLYGVGGEGNEAAEMARALCGHAHNMARMAGGVGVVAAEVASCEPLREGIPHWRRLSCAEDLWCVKRLAEDYSDGAVGDWTKSPPGTTIFVDPREF from the exons ATGGAAGGAAGAGTAACCGTTTTGATTCGAGAGTTTGAGCTAGAGAAAGACCGTGAAGCAGCTGACGCCATCGACCGGGTTTGCGAGGTTGGACCCAGTGGTAAGATGACTCTTTTCACTGACCTCCTCGGTGATCCCGTCTCCCGCGTTCGCCACTCCCCGGCCTTTCTCATGCTT GTAGCGGAAACCGTTGGGCCGGCGACGGAGATCGTGGGCCTAATCCGCGGCTGCGTGAAGACAGTCACCTGCGGTAAAAAGCCAACCCGCAGCGGAGCAACCACCGCGAAGCACCAGAACCCTCCTTCCCCGATTTACACCAAGGTCGGCTACATCCTCGGCCTCCGTGTCTCCCCCTACCACCG gaGGATGGGGATAGGATTAAAGTTAGTGAGGGAGATGGAGGAGTGGTTCAGAGATACAGGGGCGGAGTACGCTTACATGGCTACCGATAAAGACAATGAAGCTTCAGTGCGGTTATTCACCGGGCGGTGCGGGTACTCCAAGTTCAGAACACCATCGATCCTCGTCCACCCAGTGTTCGCTCACCGATCGCCGGCGGCGAACCTCGCCACCATGATCCATCTCTCACCCACCGATGCCGAGCTTCTCTACCGCCGGAGATTCTCCACCGTCGAGTTTTTCCCACGCGACATCGACGCCGTTCTCCACAACCCGCTTTCTCTCGGCACCTTCGTGGCTGTGCCCCGAGAAACGATCTGGTCCGGGATTAGCTCCTTCCTCTCCGATCCGCCATCATCGTGGGCGGTGTTGAGTGTTTGGAACTGCAAGGATGTGTTCCGGTTGGAGATCCGAGGAGCGGGGAGGTTCCGGAGGGGGTTGGCGTGGGCGAGTAGAGTGGTGGATCGGGCGATGCCGTGGTTGAGGATCCCATCGGTGCCGGATCTATTTCATCCGTTTGGGGTGTACTTTCTCTATGGAGTAGGAGGTGAAGGGAATGAGGCGGCGGAGATGGCGAGAGCTCTATGTGGGCACGCGCACAACATGGCGAGAATGGCCGGAGGGGTTGGGGTTGTAGCGGCGGAGGTGGCGAGCTGTGAGCCGCTCCGGGAGGGGATCCCGCACTGGCGGCGGCTCTCGTGCGCGGAGGACTTATGGTGCGTGAAGAGGTTGGCGGAGGACTATAGCGATGGGGCGGTGGGGGATTGGACCAAGTCGCCGCCGGGGACCACCATCTTTGTGGACCCCAGAGAGTTCTAA